A genomic segment from Nymphalis io chromosome 7, ilAglIoxx1.1, whole genome shotgun sequence encodes:
- the LOC126769475 gene encoding UDP-glucosyltransferase 2, producing the protein MLGSRWPILCLPILLAASACGSNILMITMGGTKSHKIPFLELARGLIRRDHNITLISPFQPDFHLEGLEEITPEGLAAFVRGYMTFDLVGARMKGEEPLPYMDIIRYGYEACDAFLTDIETRSFLRSGRNYDLIMLDGAYPECALGLVYRMKVPFMYINTVAFYASPTSISGSPAPFSVTPFFARSFTDNMGFLERSVNAFWHLGSLLGHGISVTILQTVLRRHFGPQMPHVYDMAKNVSFILQNGHFSVTYSRPFLPNVAEIACIHCKESKKLNADLEEWISGAGEAGFVYVSMGSSVRTNKMPLAAHRLFIDALKRLPQRVLWKQDGDQNMTDIPSNIRLYKWLPQQDLLGHPKIKAFVTHGGLLSMFETVYHGVPIISIPVFCDHDANAAKAEVDGYAKKLDLQYLTSDKLYEAIKDVIVEPKYKTHVKTRQTLMRDQKESPLERAIYWTEYVLRHKGAYHLQSPAKDLNLFQYYMLDIALTFLVLSLSTIALIMYSLRIGFICLSNYVQSKRMNKLFDKSSDLLKRSTKLIDEASLSKKKL; encoded by the exons TTAGGTTCTCGATGGCCTATACTATGTCTACCGATTCTGCTGGCAGCGTCAGCGTGCGGCAGCAACATCCTCATGATAACTATGGGAGGCACCAAGTCACACAAAATACCATTTTTGGAATTAGCTAGAGGTCTCATTAGAAG AGATCACAACATCACTCTTATCAGCCCATTTCAACCAGATTTCCACCTCGAGGGCTTGGAGGAAATTACCCCAGAGGGCTTGGCCGCTTTCGTACGCGGCTATATGACCTTCGATCTGGTTGGAGCCAGAATGAAAGGCGAGGAACCTTTGCCTTATATGGACATAATTCGATACGGATATGAG gcGTGCGATGCGTTTCTCACTGACATCGAGACGAGATCCTTTTTGAGGTCAGGAAGGAACTACGATCTGATAATGCTGGACGGAGCGTACCCTGAATGCGCATTAGGTCTGGTCTACCGCATGAAAGTGCCATTCATGTACATCAACACAGTAGCCTTTTACGCTTCACCCACCAGCATCTCTGGAAGTCCCGCACCCTTCTCCGTGACACCCTTCTTCGCGAGATCCTTTACAGATAATATGGGATTCTTGGAACGGTCAGTCAACGCTTTCTGGCACCTTGGTTCTTTATTGGGACATGGTATAAGTGTGACAATACTACAAACTGTACTTCGAAGACACTTCGGTCCACAAATGCCGCACGTATATGATATGGCCAAGAATGTTAGTTTCATACTTCAGAATGGACATTTTTCCGTAACATATTCGAGGCCATTTCTTCCAAACGTTGCTGAGATAGCGTGCATTCATTGTAAGGAATCAAAAAAATTGAATGct GATTTAGAAGAATGGATTTCCGGTGCAGGAGAAGCTGGATTTGTTTATGTTTCCATGGGTTCTTCGGTGAGAACGAACAAAATGCCACTCGCAGCCCATCGCTTGTTTATTGATGCGTTGAAAAGACTTCCACAGAGAGTGCTTTGGAAGCAAGATGGAGATCAAAATATGACTGATATTCCTTCAAACATCAGACTTTATAAGTGGCTGCCACAACAAGATTTGTTAG GTCACCCCAAAATAAAAGCATTCGTTACTCACGGCGGTCTACTCAGCATGTTTGAAACGGTTTATCACGGAGTCCCTATTATTAGTATTCCAGTCTTCTGTGATCACGACGCAAATGCAGCTAAAGCAGAAGTAGACGGTTATGCAAAGAAACTCGACCTTCAGTATTTAACATCAGATAAACTTTATGAAGCTATAAAGGATGTAATTGTTGAACCGAAGTATAAGACACATGTAAAAACTCGACAAACACTTATGAGAGATCAGAAAGAATCGCCCTTAGAAAGAGCCATTTATTGGACGGAATATGTATTGAGACATAAAGGGGCATATCATTTACAATCACCAGCTAAAGATTTAAATCTCTTCCAATATTATATGTTAGACATAGCGTTAACGTTTTTGGTTCTTAGTTTATCGACTATAGCTCTTATTATGTACTCATTAAGAATCGGCTTCATTTGCCTAAGCAATTACGTACAAAGTAAACGGATGAACAAATTGTTTGATAAGTCGAGCGATTTGTTGAAGCGATCAACAAAGCTAATAGATGAAGCGTCGTTATCAAAGAAAAAGTTGTAA